In Mycobacterium sp. ITM-2016-00317, the genomic window ACGTCGCCGCGATCACGGGTGCGCTGGCCAGCGCGATCGCCCGACGTCGTCGCCCGCGGGCGAACTGAATCCGTTTCATCACGTCCTCGTCTATGAAGTTGTGGTCTCCGATGAGGGCCACGGGCAGCACATTCGGTACGTCTGAGAGTGTGTCACACCTCACAGGCCTGGTGGGGAAGGGTGTCAGCGTGGCGGGGCGGTGGATCCGCGGATCACCAGCCGGGTCGCCGATGTGGTCACCGGTGGCGCTGTTTCGGGAGTTCCCTGGTGCCGGGCGACCGTGGTGAGGTCGGTGATGTCCGCGGCCGGACCGTCGCCCCCGATGATGATCGAAATATGTTGCGGTACAGAGATTTCAGAGCGCTGCAGGGTGTGCGGCGCGCCGGCGCGACCTTGTCGGGGGGCAGTGGTGCACCGAGTTGACACCCGCCTGTCGTGACACGAATCTGGACGAGAGAACGTTTTCGTCGGGTATCGCGCTGTGGAGGATCGACCGTTGTCTGCTGAAGAGTCGCACTGGTGGCACACCGCCGTCGTCTACCAGGTCTACATTCGCAGCTTCGCCGACGGCGACGGTGACGGCGTCGGGGACATCCAGGGCCTGCGCGCCCGGCTGCCCTACCTGGCGCAGCTGGGCGTCGACGCGATCTGGATCAACCCGTGGTACCCGTCTCCGATGGCCGACGCGGGCTACGACGTCGCCGACTACCGCGACATCGACCCGGCCTACGGCACGCTGGAGGACGCGCAGGCCCTGATCGCCGACGCGCACGCGCTGGGCATCCGGGTGATTCTCGACATCGTGCCCAACCACACCTCGGACCGGCACGAATGGTTCAAGGCGGCGCTGGCCGACGAACCCGGCGCGCGGCAGCGGTACCACTTCCGGCCCGGTCGCGGCACGGACGGCGGATCCCCACCCAACAACTGGCAGAGCGTGTTCGGGGGTCCCGCGTGGACCCGGGTGGACAGCGGTCCGCTGAAGGGCCAGTGGTATCTGCATCTGTTCGCCCCCGGACAGCCGGATCTGAACTGGGAGCACCCCGAGGTGCGTGCCGAGTTCGAGGACATCCTGGCGTTCTGGTTCGACCGGGGCGTCGACGGTTTCCGGATCGACGTCGCCCACGGGCTGGTCAAGGAGGCGGGGCTGCCCGACGGCGCGGACGCCGACGCCGAATCGCAGGTGATGCTGCACACCGAGGGCCGTCACCCGGCCTGGGACCAGGACGGCGTGCACGACATCTACCGCGGCTGGCGTTCGGTGGCCGAGCGCTACGCCCCGGAGCGGATCTTCATCGCCGAGGCGTGGGTGCCCAGCAACGAACGGCTCGCGCGCTACCTGCGCCCGGACGAGTTGCACACCGCGTTCCAGTTCGACTTCCTGCGCGCACCGTGGCGCGCCGAGTGGCTGCGCAAGGTCGTCGACGACGCGATCAGCTCCGCCGCGTCGGTCGGCGCGCCGCCGACCTGGGTGCTGTCCAACCACGACGTCACCCGCACCGTGACGCGGTTCTCGCGATCCCAGCCCGCACATCTGGTCGACACCGAGTGGGAGCGGGGACGCTGGGGCGAGGAGGTGCCCGATCACGCGCTGGGCCGGCGGCGTGCGCGTGCCGCGGCGCTGGTGCAGCTGGCACTGCCCGGGACCGCGTATGTCTACCAGGGCGAGGAACTCGCGCTGGAGGAGATCGAGGACCTGCCCGCCGAGGCGCGTCAGGACCCGACCTGGGTGCAGTCCGGCTACACCGACGTCGGCCGGGACGGCTGCCGAATCCCGTTGCCCTGGAACGGGACCGAACCGCCCTACGGATTCTCGCCCTACCCCGGCGCGGTGCTGTGGCTGCCGCAGCCCGGGCACTGGGCGCAACGCAGCGCCGAGGCCCAGGAGCACGACCCCGGTTCGACGCTGAACCTGTACCGGGAGGCGCTGCGGCTGCGTCCTGAGCTGTGGTCGAGCGCCGGCCCGGTGGAATGGATCGAGGTCGCCCCCGACGTGGCGGCCTTCCGGCGCGGGGATGCCCAGTGCTGGGTCAACACCGGCACCGACGACGTGCGCCTGCCGGCCGGGGCGACGGTCGCGCTGGCCTCGGAACCCGGAGTCGAGCGGGTGCTCCCGCCCGACACCGCGGTGTGGTTGCGCTGAACGGCCCAGAAGAGGTCTTTGTGCCCTGACCGTGGTGCCGTCGACAGCGCACCCTGGAGGGGACGAGAACTCCCGAAGGGAAAAGAAGCGATGTCCGGTCATTTTCCCGATGGCGACACCCTGCGGTCCGCGCTGTCGCTTGCCAGTCGTGCCCCCTCGGTGCACAACTCACAACCGTGGCGGTGGCGGGTGGGCGATCAGCGCCTGGACCTGTTCGCCGATCCGGACCTCTTGTTGCCGCACACCGACCCCGACGGTCGTGACCTGATGCTCAGCTGCGGCGCCGCGCTCAACCACTGTGTGGTGGCCCTGGCGGCGCTGGGTTGGCAGTCCAAGGTGCACAGGTTCCCGGACGCGGGCGACCCGCAGCACCTGGCGGTGCTCGAACTGCACCGCTACCCGGCGGCGGAGGTGGATGTGACGCTGGCCGCGGCGATTCCGCGTCGGCGCACCGACCGCCGGTACTACAGCTCGTGGCCGGTGCCGCGCGGTGACATCGCGTTGATGGGCGCCCGCGCGGCCCGGGCCGGGGTGCTGTTGCGCCGCGTCGACGATCTGGTGGGCCTGACCCGGTTGGTGAACGCGGCGGCCCACCGGCACGGCGCGGACGCGGGCTATCTCGCCGAGCTGGCGACCTGGAGCGGGCGCTACGCCTCGACCGCGGGCGTCCCGGCCCACAGCGTCCCCGGCGCCGACGGCAGGGGACCGATCCCGCTGCGCGCGTTCGCCGGCGGGGTGTTGTCGCAGACCCCGAACGCCGAGGGGGACGACGACAACGCGGCGGTGCTGGCACTGGGCACCGTCGACGACGACCGGCTGTCCTTGCTGCGGGCGGGGGAGGCGACCAGCGTGGTGCTGCTCACCGCCACGGCACTGGGTTTGGCCAGCTGCCCGGTCACCGAGCCGTTGGAGATCGCCGACACCCGCGATGAGTTGCGCCGCGACGTGTTCGGCGCCGACGGACATCCGCAGATGCTGCTGCGGGTGGGCTGGGCTCCGGTCAACGCCGATCCGTTGCCGTCCACTCCGCGCCGCGATCTGGCCGAAATCGTTGTCGGCCTTGACGAATCGCCCCTGAGGTAGGCGGGCTAGGGGTAGTCGGGGCGGCGTTGCCGTTCGAGTTTGGAGACGAACACCGCCGCCTGGGTGCGGCGTTCCATCCCGAGTTTCGCGAGCAGGCGGGACACGTAATTCTTGACCGTCTTCTCGGCGAGGAACATCCGGGCCGCGATCTGTTTGTTGGTCAGCCCTTCACCGAGCAGGTCGAGCAGCACCCGCTCCTGCTCGCTCAGTCCGGACAGCGGGTCGCTGGGTGCGCCCTCGCCCCGCAAGCGGGCCATCAACGCCGCGGCGGCCCGGTTGTCCAGCAGCGAGCGGCCGGCGCCGACCTCCTTGATGGCCCGGGCCAGTTCCATGCCCTTGATGTCCTTGACCACATAGCCGCTGGCCCCGGCGAGGATCGCGTCGAGCATCGCCTCGTCGGAGGTGAACGAGGTCAGGATCAGGCAGCGCAGGTCGGGAAGCCGGGACAGGAGTTCGCGGCACAACTCGATGCCGTTGCCGTCGGGCAGCCGGACGTCGAGCACCGCGACGTCGGGCTGGGCCGCGGGGATGCGGGTCAGCGCCTCGGCGACGGTGCCGGCCTCGCCGACCACGTCCAGCTCGGGGTCACTGCCCAGCAGGTCGATCAGTCCTCGCCGGACCACTTCGTGGTCGTCTACCAGGAAAACCTTCAGCATTCGTGACGTCGTCCCTGTCCAGGTGGGCACTGATCACAGTGCGGTGTGCGGTTCGCACACCAGTATCGAGCAATCGGTGTCGCGCAGGGCCGCGTTCCCGGGGGCGCCCAGCAGTGCGGCGATGCCGTCGGGCCGGTTGCGGGCGGTGACCACCAGTTGGACGGCGTCCCCGTGGGCCGAGAGGTAGCCGAGGGTGCCGCCGGGATCGTGCACCGCGGAGATGTCCACATCGGGGAAGGTGTGGCGCCATTCGGCCAGCCTGCGGTCCCAGCGCGCGCTGACCTCGGCGGGGGTCAGCACCCGTGCCGGTGCGTGCCGTCGGCGCGCCTCGTCGAGCCCGCGGCGCATCACCTCGCCGCCCGCGTCGGTGTCGGTGTACTCGATCACCACGGCGCGTTCGGCGCGGTGTTGCGGCCGTTGTGCGCGCACGATCGCGACCGCACAGCGCGCCGCCGCGGTCAGCGCCGCCGCGGTGGAACCGATCCGGCCGCTGGTGGAGTGCCTGAACCCGCGCGCGCCGAGGCACAGCAGCGACGCAGGACGGGCCGCCTCCAGCAGCGTCTCGACCGGTCTGCCCTGCAGCATCTCGAGCTCGATTTTGACGGGGCGCTCGGTGGCCTCCACGGCGGTCAGCGCGTGACGCAACGCGATCTCGCCGGTCGCCACGCGGCGGGCCTGGTCTTGCGGATCGACCGCGCCGGGTGCGGCGTCGACCACGTAGACCAGCCGCAGCGGGATGTCGGCCTCGACGGCCTCCTCGACCGCCCACAGCGCGGCGTCCACTGCCGCCGGGGACCCGTCGATGCCGACGACGATGCAGGGTCGTTCCTGTGCCCCTAGCACCGGGAGCCGCTGCGCATCTCGAGCACGTCTTCCACGGCACGGCGGGGAGTGGGCGGGGGACTGGGATCCAGCGCCGGGGCCAACCCGACCCGCACCAGCACCTGCGGGATCG contains:
- a CDS encoding universal stress protein, translating into MLGAQERPCIVVGIDGSPAAVDAALWAVEEAVEADIPLRLVYVVDAAPGAVDPQDQARRVATGEIALRHALTAVEATERPVKIELEMLQGRPVETLLEAARPASLLCLGARGFRHSTSGRIGSTAAALTAAARCAVAIVRAQRPQHRAERAVVIEYTDTDAGGEVMRRGLDEARRRHAPARVLTPAEVSARWDRRLAEWRHTFPDVDISAVHDPGGTLGYLSAHGDAVQLVVTARNRPDGIAALLGAPGNAALRDTDCSILVCEPHTAL
- the dosR gene encoding hypoxia response regulator transcription factor DosR/DevR, producing the protein MLKVFLVDDHEVVRRGLIDLLGSDPELDVVGEAGTVAEALTRIPAAQPDVAVLDVRLPDGNGIELCRELLSRLPDLRCLILTSFTSDEAMLDAILAGASGYVVKDIKGMELARAIKEVGAGRSLLDNRAAAALMARLRGEGAPSDPLSGLSEQERVLLDLLGEGLTNKQIAARMFLAEKTVKNYVSRLLAKLGMERRTQAAVFVSKLERQRRPDYP
- a CDS encoding glycoside hydrolase family 13 protein — translated: MSAEESHWWHTAVVYQVYIRSFADGDGDGVGDIQGLRARLPYLAQLGVDAIWINPWYPSPMADAGYDVADYRDIDPAYGTLEDAQALIADAHALGIRVILDIVPNHTSDRHEWFKAALADEPGARQRYHFRPGRGTDGGSPPNNWQSVFGGPAWTRVDSGPLKGQWYLHLFAPGQPDLNWEHPEVRAEFEDILAFWFDRGVDGFRIDVAHGLVKEAGLPDGADADAESQVMLHTEGRHPAWDQDGVHDIYRGWRSVAERYAPERIFIAEAWVPSNERLARYLRPDELHTAFQFDFLRAPWRAEWLRKVVDDAISSAASVGAPPTWVLSNHDVTRTVTRFSRSQPAHLVDTEWERGRWGEEVPDHALGRRRARAAALVQLALPGTAYVYQGEELALEEIEDLPAEARQDPTWVQSGYTDVGRDGCRIPLPWNGTEPPYGFSPYPGAVLWLPQPGHWAQRSAEAQEHDPGSTLNLYREALRLRPELWSSAGPVEWIEVAPDVAAFRRGDAQCWVNTGTDDVRLPAGATVALASEPGVERVLPPDTAVWLR
- a CDS encoding Acg family FMN-binding oxidoreductase, with the translated sequence MSGHFPDGDTLRSALSLASRAPSVHNSQPWRWRVGDQRLDLFADPDLLLPHTDPDGRDLMLSCGAALNHCVVALAALGWQSKVHRFPDAGDPQHLAVLELHRYPAAEVDVTLAAAIPRRRTDRRYYSSWPVPRGDIALMGARAARAGVLLRRVDDLVGLTRLVNAAAHRHGADAGYLAELATWSGRYASTAGVPAHSVPGADGRGPIPLRAFAGGVLSQTPNAEGDDDNAAVLALGTVDDDRLSLLRAGEATSVVLLTATALGLASCPVTEPLEIADTRDELRRDVFGADGHPQMLLRVGWAPVNADPLPSTPRRDLAEIVVGLDESPLR